Proteins encoded together in one Micromonospora kangleipakensis window:
- a CDS encoding acyl-CoA thioesterase produces the protein MTERPAAGQAAVDQLLEVLDLDHTGEMTFRGMSPPVGPQRVYGGQVAGQALVAAGRTVDAERFVHSLHGYFVRPGDPVEPIEYQVENIRDGRSFSVRRSVAFQHGKPIFFMSASFQRQEEGLDHQAPTPPDVPGPEDVPTMADRLSRYPERLGIWGQIPRPIDVRYVGEPGWVRPGDRPADPYQRVWMRIDGKLPDDPLLHACALTYASDLTLLDSVLSVHGEVWGPGGVVGASLDHALWFHRSFRADEWFLYDCWSPSASGARGLATGRMFTTDGRHIASAVQEGLLRRVGA, from the coding sequence GTGACCGAGCGTCCGGCGGCCGGCCAGGCCGCGGTCGACCAGCTGCTGGAGGTCCTCGACCTCGACCACACCGGCGAGATGACCTTCCGAGGGATGAGCCCGCCGGTCGGCCCGCAGCGGGTGTACGGCGGTCAGGTCGCCGGCCAGGCCCTGGTCGCCGCCGGGCGCACCGTCGACGCGGAACGCTTCGTGCACTCGCTGCACGGCTACTTCGTCCGCCCCGGGGACCCGGTCGAGCCGATCGAGTACCAGGTGGAGAACATCCGCGACGGGCGTTCCTTCTCGGTACGCCGCTCGGTGGCGTTCCAGCACGGTAAGCCGATCTTCTTCATGTCGGCGTCGTTCCAGCGGCAGGAGGAGGGGCTGGACCACCAGGCCCCCACCCCGCCGGACGTGCCCGGGCCGGAGGACGTGCCCACCATGGCCGACCGGCTCTCCCGCTACCCGGAGCGGCTCGGCATCTGGGGGCAGATCCCGCGCCCGATCGACGTCCGGTACGTCGGCGAGCCGGGCTGGGTGCGCCCCGGCGACCGGCCCGCCGACCCGTACCAGCGGGTCTGGATGCGGATCGACGGCAAGCTGCCCGACGACCCGCTGCTGCACGCCTGCGCCCTGACGTACGCCTCCGACCTGACCCTGCTCGACTCGGTGCTGTCGGTGCACGGCGAGGTCTGGGGCCCCGGCGGCGTGGTCGGGGCGAGCCTCGACCACGCGCTCTGGTTCCACCGGTCGTTCCGGGCCGACGAGTGGTTCCTCTACGACTGCTGGAGCCCCTCCGCCTCGGGTGCGCGGGGGCTGGCCACGGGCCGGATGTTCACCACCGACGGCCGGCACATCGCCAGCGCGGTGCAGGAGGGGCTGCTCCGCCGCGTCGGCGCCTGA
- the pyk gene encoding pyruvate kinase, with product MGVTRRAKIVCTLGPATSSPERIRGLVEAGMNVARLNFSHGSHEDHESVYRLVREAADAAGHPVAILADLQGPKIRLGRFADGPHEWRTGDSVVITGDDIVGSKERVSCTYRKLPQEVKPGDRLLIDDGRVAVEVSDVTGNDIRVLVTEGGPVSNNKGVSLPNVAVSVPAMSEKDAEDLRFALGLGVDLIALSFVRSAEDIKLVHAIMAEEGVHRPVLAKVEKPEAVDHLEAIVLAFDGVMVARGDLGVELPLDQVPLVQKRAVQLCRENAKPVIVATQMLDSMIENSRPTRAEASDVANAVLDGADAVMLSGETSVGKYPVLTVSTMAKIVTTTESGSIGVPRLQHDPRTHGGALTVAASSIARAIGAKALVAFSQTGDTVKRLSRLHCDLPLLAFTPVPEVRNQLALCWGVETFLMPFVEHTDDMFRQVDQALLGLNRANPGDHVVIVAGSPPGTPGSTNTLRVHQLGSLVDAASARALQ from the coding sequence ATGGGCGTGACACGCCGCGCGAAGATCGTCTGCACTCTCGGCCCCGCCACCTCGTCCCCCGAGCGCATCCGGGGCCTGGTCGAGGCGGGTATGAACGTGGCGAGGCTCAACTTCAGCCACGGCAGCCACGAGGATCACGAGTCGGTGTACCGCCTGGTCCGCGAGGCGGCCGACGCGGCCGGCCACCCGGTGGCGATCCTCGCCGACCTGCAGGGCCCCAAGATCCGGCTGGGCCGGTTCGCCGACGGCCCGCACGAGTGGCGGACCGGCGACTCGGTGGTGATCACCGGTGACGACATCGTGGGCAGCAAGGAGCGGGTCTCCTGCACCTACCGCAAGCTGCCGCAGGAGGTGAAGCCGGGCGACCGGCTGCTGATCGACGACGGCCGGGTCGCGGTCGAGGTCAGCGACGTCACCGGCAACGACATCCGGGTTCTGGTCACCGAGGGTGGCCCGGTCTCCAACAACAAGGGCGTCTCGCTGCCCAACGTGGCGGTCAGTGTGCCGGCGATGTCGGAGAAGGACGCCGAGGACCTGCGGTTCGCGCTCGGCCTGGGCGTCGACCTGATCGCGCTCTCCTTCGTCCGCTCGGCCGAGGACATCAAGCTGGTGCACGCGATCATGGCCGAGGAGGGCGTGCACCGCCCGGTGCTGGCCAAGGTCGAGAAGCCCGAGGCGGTGGACCACCTGGAGGCGATCGTGCTCGCCTTCGACGGCGTGATGGTCGCCCGCGGCGACCTCGGCGTCGAACTCCCGCTGGACCAGGTGCCGCTGGTCCAGAAGCGCGCGGTGCAGCTCTGCCGGGAGAACGCCAAGCCGGTCATCGTGGCCACCCAGATGCTCGACTCCATGATCGAGAATTCCCGGCCGACCCGTGCCGAGGCCTCGGACGTGGCCAACGCGGTGCTCGACGGCGCGGACGCGGTGATGCTCTCCGGCGAGACCAGCGTCGGCAAGTACCCGGTGCTGACCGTCAGCACCATGGCGAAGATCGTCACCACCACCGAGTCCGGCTCGATCGGGGTGCCCCGGCTCCAGCACGACCCGCGTACCCACGGCGGCGCGCTCACCGTGGCCGCCTCCTCGATCGCCCGGGCCATCGGCGCCAAGGCGCTGGTCGCCTTCTCGCAGACCGGCGACACCGTCAAGCGGCTGAGCCGGCTGCACTGCGACCTGCCGCTGCTGGCCTTCACCCCGGTCCCCGAGGTGCGGAACCAGCTCGCGCTCTGCTGGGGCGTGGAGACCTTCCTGATGCCGTTCGTCGAGCACACCGACGACATGTTCCGCCAGGTCGACCAGGCGCTCCTCGGCCTCAACCGGGCCAACCCCGGCGACCACGTGGTGATCGTGGCCGGCAGCCCGCCCGGCACCCCGGGCTCCACCAACACCCTGCGCGTGCACCAGCTCGGCTCGCTGGTCGACGCCGCCTCCGCGCGGGCCCTGCAGTGA
- a CDS encoding LLM class flavin-dependent oxidoreductase yields MSVLDLAPVARGATSGEALRHTTELARRTEELGYRRFWVAEHHNMPAIASSAPAVLLAHLAANTSTIRLGSGGVMLPNHAPLVVAEQFGTLEALHPGRIDLGIGRAPGTDQVTALALRRTTEGLSAEGFPRELADLMNYFSGEEPGPITATPGRGQSPAVWLLGSSGFSAQLAGLLGLPFSFAHHFSAQNTLPALALYRQSFRPSRWLEQPYAMVAVNVVCAETDERAEWLAGPSSLSFLKLRSGRPEPLASPEEAAAYPYDELESDFVRQRREGQAMGSPETVGRQLGELLERTGADELMLTTMVYDVADRVRSFELVAEKVAGGLRRNG; encoded by the coding sequence ATGTCTGTTCTTGATCTTGCTCCCGTGGCCCGTGGGGCGACCTCCGGCGAGGCGCTGCGGCACACCACCGAGCTGGCCCGCCGCACCGAGGAGCTGGGCTACCGCCGGTTCTGGGTGGCCGAGCACCACAACATGCCGGCGATCGCCAGCTCCGCCCCGGCGGTGCTGCTCGCCCACCTGGCCGCCAACACCTCGACGATCCGACTGGGCTCGGGCGGGGTGATGCTGCCCAACCACGCGCCGCTGGTGGTGGCCGAGCAGTTCGGCACCCTGGAGGCCCTGCACCCGGGGCGGATCGACCTGGGCATCGGCCGGGCGCCGGGCACCGACCAGGTGACCGCGCTGGCGCTGCGCCGGACCACGGAGGGGCTGTCGGCCGAGGGGTTCCCCCGGGAGCTGGCGGACCTGATGAACTACTTCAGCGGCGAGGAGCCGGGCCCGATCACGGCCACCCCGGGGCGCGGCCAGTCCCCGGCGGTGTGGCTGCTCGGGTCGAGCGGGTTCAGCGCCCAGCTCGCCGGGCTGCTCGGGCTGCCGTTCTCGTTCGCGCACCACTTCAGCGCGCAGAACACCCTGCCCGCGCTGGCGCTGTACCGGCAGAGCTTCCGGCCCTCGCGCTGGCTGGAGCAGCCGTACGCGATGGTCGCGGTGAACGTGGTCTGCGCGGAGACCGACGAGCGGGCGGAGTGGCTGGCCGGGCCGAGCTCGCTGTCGTTCCTGAAGCTGCGCTCGGGTCGCCCGGAGCCGCTGGCGAGCCCGGAGGAGGCGGCGGCGTACCCGTACGACGAGCTGGAGAGCGACTTCGTCCGGCAGCGCCGGGAGGGCCAGGCGATGGGTTCGCCGGAGACGGTGGGCCGGCAGCTGGGCGAGCTGCTGGAGCGCACCGGCGCGGACGAGCTGATGCTGACCACGATGGTGTACGACGTGGCCGATCGGGTGCGCTCCTTCGAGCTGGTCGCCGAGAAGGTGGCCGGTGGCCTGCGGCGGAACGGCTGA
- a CDS encoding sulfite exporter TauE/SafE family protein produces the protein MRKLLILALVGLAAQLVDGALGMAYGLTSSTLLLFAGVAPAAASASVHLAEIGTTLAAGVAHWRFGNVDWRVVGRIAVPGAIGAFAGATFLSSISTETAAPWMAAILFTLGAYLLVRFSRPLRANRAAGPLRGRFLGPLGLVAGFVDATGGGGWGPVATPALLVSGRMEPRKVIGSVDTAEFVVAGAASAGFLIGLGAEGFLLPTVAALLVGGLVAAPIAAWLVRIVPAQLLGATIGGVIVLTNARTLIRAGELGGPVPPLLYVLLAAGWLVALVLAVRALRRTRRARALADAALAADATPATTVATDGSPATTVVTDASGAVEPAIADADRSRRLAAAVEG, from the coding sequence GTGCGCAAGCTGCTGATCCTCGCTCTGGTCGGGCTCGCGGCGCAGCTGGTCGACGGCGCGCTCGGCATGGCGTACGGGTTGACCTCGTCCACCCTGCTGCTCTTCGCCGGGGTGGCGCCGGCCGCCGCCTCCGCGTCGGTGCACCTGGCCGAGATCGGCACGACGCTCGCGGCCGGGGTGGCGCACTGGCGGTTCGGCAACGTCGACTGGCGGGTGGTCGGCCGGATCGCCGTGCCGGGAGCGATCGGCGCGTTCGCCGGCGCCACCTTTCTGAGCTCCATCTCCACCGAGACCGCGGCGCCCTGGATGGCCGCGATCCTGTTCACCCTCGGCGCGTACCTGCTGGTGCGCTTCTCCCGACCGCTGCGCGCCAACCGGGCCGCCGGCCCGCTGCGCGGGCGGTTCCTCGGTCCGCTCGGCCTGGTGGCCGGCTTCGTCGACGCCACCGGCGGCGGGGGCTGGGGGCCGGTGGCCACGCCCGCGCTGCTGGTCTCCGGCCGGATGGAACCGCGCAAGGTGATCGGCTCCGTGGACACCGCCGAGTTCGTGGTGGCGGGCGCGGCCAGCGCCGGCTTCCTGATCGGCCTCGGCGCCGAGGGCTTCCTGCTGCCCACCGTGGCGGCGCTGCTGGTCGGCGGCCTGGTCGCCGCGCCGATCGCCGCCTGGCTGGTCCGGATCGTCCCGGCCCAGCTGCTCGGCGCCACCATCGGCGGGGTGATCGTGCTGACCAACGCCCGGACGCTGATCCGCGCCGGCGAGCTGGGCGGGCCGGTCCCGCCCCTGCTCTACGTGCTGCTCGCCGCCGGCTGGCTGGTCGCGCTGGTCCTGGCGGTCCGCGCGCTGCGGCGTACCCGCCGGGCCCGGGCCCTCGCCGACGCGGCGCTCGCCGCCGACGCCACCCCGGCGACGACGGTCGCCACCGACGGCAGCCCGGCGACGACGGTCGTCACCGACGCCAGCGGGGCGGTCGAGCCCGCGATCGCCGACGCGGACCGGTCCCGTCGACTGGCCGCGGCCGTCGAGGGCTGA
- a CDS encoding trans-sulfuration enzyme family protein — translation MTAVDTRAVHAGRDDLAGLGVHVPPIDLSTTNPLPSVDDGGDAYETLATGGTLPAGGSAVYQRLWNPTVARFETALAELEGTAEAVAFASGMAALTAALLAATRDGKRHIVAVRPLYGGTDHVLATGLLGTEVTWARPDEVAAAVRPDTALVIVETPANPTLDLVDIGALAAAAGDVPLLVDNTVATPVLQQPARHGAALVLHSATKSIGGHGDVLAGVVACDPGWAARLRQVRAVTGAILHPLGAYLLHRGLQTLPLRVRAQQAGAEKLAIWLAGHPAVERVHHPVVHDPAGLVGRQMSGTGSLLAFEVRGGAPAAAAVAGACELITHAVSLGGVDTLIQHPASLTHRPVAGEAKPCGGLLRVSVGLEDPEDLRADLERALAAIG, via the coding sequence ATGACAGCCGTGGACACCAGAGCCGTGCACGCCGGGCGCGACGACCTCGCCGGTCTCGGCGTCCACGTGCCGCCCATCGACCTCTCCACCACCAACCCGCTGCCGTCGGTCGACGACGGCGGCGACGCGTACGAGACCCTCGCCACCGGCGGCACCCTCCCGGCCGGCGGCAGCGCCGTCTACCAGCGGCTCTGGAACCCCACCGTGGCCCGGTTCGAGACCGCGCTCGCCGAACTCGAGGGCACCGCCGAGGCCGTCGCCTTCGCCAGCGGCATGGCCGCCCTCACCGCCGCCCTGCTCGCCGCCACCCGCGACGGGAAACGCCACATCGTCGCCGTCCGCCCCCTCTACGGCGGCACCGACCACGTGCTCGCCACGGGCCTGCTCGGCACCGAGGTCACCTGGGCCCGCCCGGACGAGGTCGCCGCCGCCGTCCGCCCCGACACCGCGCTGGTCATCGTCGAGACCCCGGCCAACCCCACCCTCGACCTGGTCGACATCGGCGCCCTGGCCGCCGCCGCCGGCGACGTCCCCCTGCTGGTCGACAACACCGTCGCCACCCCCGTGCTCCAGCAGCCCGCCCGGCACGGCGCCGCGCTGGTGCTGCACAGCGCCACCAAGAGCATCGGCGGCCACGGCGACGTCCTCGCCGGCGTGGTCGCCTGCGACCCCGGCTGGGCCGCCCGGCTGCGCCAGGTCCGCGCCGTCACCGGGGCGATCCTGCACCCGCTCGGCGCGTACCTCCTGCACCGCGGCCTGCAGACGCTGCCGCTGCGGGTCCGCGCCCAGCAGGCCGGCGCGGAGAAGCTGGCCATCTGGCTCGCCGGCCACCCCGCCGTCGAGCGGGTCCACCACCCGGTGGTGCACGACCCGGCCGGGCTGGTCGGCCGGCAGATGTCCGGCACCGGCAGCCTGCTCGCCTTCGAGGTACGCGGCGGCGCGCCCGCCGCGGCGGCCGTCGCCGGGGCCTGCGAGCTGATCACCCACGCGGTGTCGCTCGGCGGGGTGGACACCCTGATCCAGCACCCGGCGTCGCTGACCCACCGGCCGGTGGCGGGGGAGGCCAAGCCGTGCGGCGGGCTGCTGCGGGTCTCCGTCGGGCTGGAGGACCCCGAGGACCTCCGTGCCGACCTGGAACGGGCGCTCGCCGCGATCGGCTGA
- a CDS encoding YciI family protein, with product MPDTPQVDFALDTFECIVLYPGPSGRALPEETVQRLQAEHLQHMRALHRRGVILVDGSVDGPAREPDPPIGFGLARTGSVDDVRSVMEADPAVQAGLYRVDVLTFLCPAGSLEFPLAETQS from the coding sequence ATGCCGGACACGCCGCAGGTCGACTTCGCGCTCGACACGTTCGAGTGCATCGTGCTGTACCCGGGTCCGTCGGGTCGGGCCCTGCCGGAGGAGACGGTGCAACGGCTGCAGGCCGAGCATCTCCAGCACATGCGCGCGCTGCACCGGCGGGGGGTCATCCTGGTCGACGGCTCGGTGGACGGACCGGCCCGCGAGCCGGACCCGCCGATCGGCTTCGGCCTGGCCCGGACCGGCTCGGTGGACGACGTCCGCAGCGTGATGGAGGCCGACCCGGCCGTGCAGGCCGGCCTCTACCGGGTGGACGTGCTGACCTTCCTCTGCCCGGCCGGCTCGCTGGAGTTCCCGCTCGCCGAGACGCAGAGCTGA
- a CDS encoding lipase family alpha/beta hydrolase, which produces MLLRTILAATTTVAALLVPATAAQASPHRAAPTTSAATGAVATTARTAASEVTAAAGANPVIVVGGLIGVSIAYEPIAARLRADGFRVSIYQLPNLGFGDIRDSARALAAYVDQVRAATGAAKVDLVTHSEGGLVSRWYVKFLGGVDKVDHYLSLGSPQQGTYAANILKFIGLGSCAGIIACQQMSIGSDLLAALNGGDDTPGSVRWTTVRTWQDELVWPIGNASLADGATNVLIQAWCPLRVVGHLGLILDGTTYTVVRQALTDAAIRPDCFAL; this is translated from the coding sequence ATGCTGCTCCGAACGATCCTCGCCGCAACCACCACCGTCGCCGCCCTGCTGGTCCCGGCCACCGCCGCCCAGGCCAGCCCCCACCGCGCCGCCCCCACCACCAGCGCCGCCACCGGCGCCGTCGCCACCACCGCCCGCACCGCAGCGAGCGAGGTGACCGCTGCCGCAGGCGCCAACCCCGTCATCGTCGTCGGGGGACTGATCGGGGTCTCCATCGCGTACGAGCCGATTGCCGCCCGGCTGCGCGCCGACGGCTTCCGGGTCTCCATCTACCAGCTCCCCAACCTCGGCTTCGGGGACATCCGCGACTCCGCCCGCGCCCTCGCCGCCTACGTCGACCAGGTCCGCGCCGCCACCGGGGCGGCCAAGGTCGACCTGGTCACCCACTCCGAGGGCGGCCTGGTCTCCCGCTGGTACGTCAAGTTCCTCGGCGGCGTCGACAAGGTCGACCACTACCTCAGCCTCGGCAGCCCCCAGCAGGGCACCTACGCCGCCAACATCCTGAAGTTCATCGGGCTCGGCAGCTGCGCCGGCATCATCGCCTGCCAGCAGATGTCGATCGGCTCGGACCTGCTCGCCGCCCTCAACGGCGGCGACGACACCCCCGGATCGGTGCGCTGGACCACCGTCCGGACCTGGCAGGACGAGCTGGTCTGGCCGATCGGCAACGCCAGCCTCGCCGACGGCGCGACCAACGTGCTGATCCAGGCGTGGTGCCCGCTGCGGGTCGTCGGCCACCTCGGTCTCATCCTGGACGGCACCACCTACACCGTGGTCCGCCAGGCGCTCACCGACGCCGCGATCCGCCCCGACTGCTTCGCCCTGTAG
- a CDS encoding aldo/keto reductase encodes MAIEAGKQPAKASGTYRIGGDLQVDRLGYGAMQITGPGVWGDPKDPAEAVRVLRRAYELGVTFIDTADSYGPFVSELLIKEALHPYADDLVIATKAGLTRSGPGDWRPVGRPEYLRQQCELSLRHLGLESIGLYQLHRIDAKVPLEEQIGELALLKQEGKIRHIGLSEVTVEQIEAARKITPIVSVQNLYNLADRSAEDVLDHCERNDLAFIPWFPIATGNLAKPGGPLDAISTEHGATPAQLALAWLLRRSPVMLPIPGTSSVAHLEENIAAAEVRLTDDEFEALAKAA; translated from the coding sequence ATGGCGATCGAAGCCGGCAAGCAGCCCGCGAAGGCCTCCGGGACGTACCGGATCGGCGGCGACCTCCAGGTGGACCGGCTGGGCTACGGGGCGATGCAGATCACCGGGCCGGGGGTCTGGGGGGATCCGAAGGATCCGGCCGAGGCGGTCCGGGTGCTCCGCCGGGCGTACGAGCTGGGCGTGACCTTCATCGACACCGCCGACTCGTACGGCCCCTTCGTCAGCGAGCTGCTGATCAAGGAGGCGCTGCACCCGTACGCCGACGACCTGGTCATCGCGACCAAGGCCGGGCTGACCCGCTCGGGCCCCGGCGACTGGCGGCCGGTGGGCCGCCCGGAGTACCTGCGCCAGCAGTGCGAGCTGAGCCTGCGCCACCTGGGGCTGGAGAGCATCGGGCTCTACCAGCTGCACCGGATCGACGCCAAGGTGCCGCTGGAGGAGCAGATCGGCGAGCTGGCGCTGCTCAAGCAGGAGGGCAAGATCCGGCACATCGGGCTCTCCGAGGTGACTGTCGAGCAGATCGAGGCGGCCCGGAAGATCACCCCGATCGTCTCGGTGCAGAACCTCTACAACCTCGCGGACCGCAGCGCCGAGGACGTGCTCGACCACTGCGAGCGCAACGACCTGGCGTTCATCCCGTGGTTCCCGATCGCCACCGGCAACCTGGCCAAGCCGGGCGGTCCGCTGGACGCGATCTCCACCGAGCACGGCGCGACGCCCGCGCAGCTCGCGCTCGCCTGGCTGTTGCGCCGGTCGCCGGTCATGCTCCCCATTCCCGGTACGTCCTCCGTGGCGCACCTGGAGGAGAACATCGCCGCGGCCGAGGTGCGGCTCACCGACGACGAGTTCGAGGCGCTCGCCAAGGCCGCCTGA
- a CDS encoding RrF2 family transcriptional regulator produces the protein MRLSARVDYALRAAAELASVADGRAAERSRPVTAEQIARAQEIPPKFLESILLQLRRGGIVHAQRGPEGGYWLARPAAEISLAEVIRVIDGPLAHVRGQRPEQLGYHGAARALQDVWIALRASEREILDLVTIADVANGTLPGRVNELAADPRAWS, from the coding sequence ATGCGTCTCTCCGCCCGGGTCGACTATGCCCTCCGCGCGGCGGCCGAGCTGGCCTCGGTCGCCGACGGCAGGGCGGCCGAACGCAGTCGACCGGTGACCGCCGAGCAGATCGCCCGGGCCCAGGAGATCCCACCGAAGTTCCTGGAGAGCATCCTGCTCCAGCTGCGCCGGGGCGGGATCGTGCACGCCCAGCGCGGCCCGGAGGGCGGCTACTGGCTGGCCCGGCCGGCGGCGGAGATCTCCCTCGCGGAGGTCATCCGGGTGATCGACGGCCCGCTGGCGCACGTCCGGGGGCAGCGACCGGAGCAACTCGGCTACCACGGCGCCGCGCGGGCCCTGCAGGACGTGTGGATCGCGCTGCGGGCCAGCGAGCGGGAGATCCTCGACCTGGTCACCATCGCCGACGTGGCCAATGGCACGCTGCCCGGCCGGGTCAACGAGCTCGCCGCCGACCCGCGCGCCTGGAGCTGA
- a CDS encoding pyridoxal-dependent decarboxylase, with protein sequence MAEHMDPEEFRRAGYAVVDWIADYWTTLGQRPVTSQDPPGAVAAALPAGPTERGEPVEAVLADLDSVIAPRLTHWQHPGFFGYFPANTSGPSVLGDLVSSGLGVQGMLWATGPACTELETVMLDWLAGLLDLPERFRSTGRGGGVIQDSASSATLVATLAALHRASKGRWRVDGIDRRYRAYTSTQGHSSIEKAARIAGLGADGVRAVEVDPRTQAMRPEALRTAIEADRAAGVTPAIVVATIGTTSTTAVDPLPEIGAICAEYGVWLHVDAAYAGAAAVCPELRWSHAGLEHADSYCFDPHKWLLTGFDCDAFWVADRGELIEALTVMPEFLRNAATESGAVLDYRDWQVPLGRRFRALKLWFVLRWYGVEGLRAHIRTGVALADRFAERIEADDRFELAAAHPFSLVCFRLRAGDEPNAELLRRVNDTGRVHLTHTRVEGRYTLRLAVGSPLTTEKQVDEAWDLLSAAAEGLLAG encoded by the coding sequence ATGGCAGAGCACATGGACCCCGAGGAGTTCCGGCGCGCCGGCTACGCGGTGGTCGACTGGATCGCGGACTACTGGACGACGCTCGGGCAGCGACCGGTGACCTCGCAGGACCCGCCGGGCGCGGTGGCCGCCGCGCTACCGGCCGGCCCGACCGAGCGGGGTGAGCCGGTCGAGGCGGTGCTGGCCGATCTGGACAGCGTGATCGCACCGCGGCTGACCCACTGGCAGCATCCGGGCTTCTTCGGCTACTTCCCGGCCAACACCTCCGGGCCGAGCGTGCTCGGCGACCTGGTCAGCTCAGGTCTGGGGGTGCAGGGCATGCTCTGGGCCACCGGTCCGGCCTGCACCGAGCTGGAGACGGTGATGCTGGACTGGCTCGCCGGGCTGCTCGACCTGCCGGAGCGGTTCCGCTCCACCGGCCGGGGCGGCGGAGTGATCCAGGACTCCGCGTCCTCGGCCACGCTGGTCGCCACGCTCGCCGCACTGCACCGGGCCAGCAAGGGCCGCTGGCGGGTGGACGGGATCGACCGGCGGTACCGGGCGTACACGTCCACCCAGGGGCACTCCTCGATCGAGAAGGCCGCCCGGATCGCGGGGCTGGGCGCGGACGGGGTCCGAGCGGTCGAGGTGGACCCGCGTACCCAGGCGATGCGCCCCGAGGCGCTCCGGACGGCGATCGAGGCGGACCGGGCCGCCGGGGTGACGCCGGCAATCGTGGTGGCGACGATCGGCACCACCTCCACCACCGCCGTCGACCCGCTGCCGGAGATCGGCGCGATCTGCGCGGAGTACGGCGTCTGGCTGCACGTCGACGCCGCGTACGCGGGAGCGGCCGCGGTCTGCCCGGAGCTGCGCTGGTCGCACGCCGGCCTGGAACACGCCGATTCCTACTGCTTCGACCCGCACAAGTGGCTGCTCACCGGCTTCGACTGCGACGCGTTCTGGGTGGCCGACCGGGGCGAGCTGATCGAGGCGTTGACGGTGATGCCGGAGTTCCTGCGCAACGCCGCGACCGAGTCCGGCGCGGTGCTCGACTACCGGGACTGGCAGGTGCCGCTGGGCCGGCGGTTCCGGGCCCTCAAGCTCTGGTTCGTGCTCCGCTGGTACGGGGTGGAGGGGCTGCGGGCGCACATCCGCACCGGGGTGGCCCTCGCCGACCGCTTCGCCGAACGGATCGAGGCCGACGACCGGTTCGAGCTGGCCGCCGCGCATCCGTTCTCGCTGGTCTGCTTCCGGCTGCGGGCGGGTGACGAGCCGAACGCCGAGTTGCTGCGCCGGGTCAACGACACCGGTCGGGTGCACCTGACGCACACCCGGGTGGAAGGGCGGTACACGCTGCGGCTGGCGGTCGGCTCGCCGCTGACCACCGAGAAGCAGGTCGACGAGGCGTGGGACCTGCTCTCCGCAGCCGCCGAAGGCCTACTGGCCGGCTGA
- a CDS encoding NAD-dependent epimerase/dehydratase family protein, translating to MRVVVFGATGMVGQGVLRECLLADDVESVLVVGRTGTGLRHPKLREIIHRDFTDFAPIADELTGLDACFYCLGVSAAGLNEADYTRVTYDYTLAAARTLAEASPGLTFVYVSGAGTDSSERGRARWARVKGRTENAVLALLPNGYAFRPGFIQPMHGAVSKTGWYRVLYRITTPLYPVLRRLFPGQVTTTELVGRAMLRVAREGSPRRVLESRDLG from the coding sequence ATGAGGGTCGTCGTCTTCGGCGCGACCGGGATGGTCGGGCAGGGTGTGCTGCGGGAGTGCCTGCTCGCCGACGACGTGGAGAGCGTGCTGGTCGTCGGCCGCACCGGCACCGGGCTACGGCACCCGAAGCTGCGCGAGATCATCCACCGCGACTTCACGGACTTCGCCCCGATCGCCGACGAACTCACCGGCCTCGACGCCTGCTTCTACTGCCTCGGGGTCTCCGCCGCCGGACTGAACGAGGCGGACTACACCCGCGTCACCTACGACTACACTCTCGCGGCGGCGCGCACCCTCGCCGAGGCGAGCCCCGGGCTCACCTTCGTCTACGTCTCCGGTGCCGGCACCGATTCGTCGGAGCGGGGGCGGGCCAGGTGGGCGCGGGTCAAGGGCCGGACGGAGAACGCGGTGCTCGCGCTCCTGCCCAACGGGTACGCCTTCCGGCCGGGTTTCATCCAGCCGATGCACGGCGCGGTGTCGAAGACCGGCTGGTACCGGGTGCTGTACCGGATCACGACGCCGCTCTATCCGGTACTGCGCCGGCTCTTCCCGGGTCAGGTCACGACCACCGAGCTGGTCGGCCGCGCGATGCTGCGAGTGGCCCGGGAAGGTTCTCCCCGGCGGGTGCTGGAGAGCCGCGACCTGGGCTGA
- a CDS encoding Lrp/AsnC family transcriptional regulator has translation MPVAPNDVRPFAALDDVDRAILTELAADGRLPNNALAERVGVAPSTCLTRTRALRECGAIRGFHAEVDPAAVGLPLQALVSVRLTAHERAAVDAFRARSVRLPGVVSVFHVAGAEDYVLHVRAASGDALRDFVLDHLAVDPAVQHTQTSLIFEQARGMG, from the coding sequence ATGCCCGTTGCACCGAATGATGTGCGGCCGTTCGCGGCCCTGGACGACGTCGACCGCGCGATCCTGACCGAGCTGGCCGCCGACGGCCGGCTGCCGAACAACGCCCTCGCCGAGCGGGTGGGGGTGGCGCCCTCGACGTGCCTGACCCGGACCCGGGCGCTGCGCGAGTGCGGGGCGATCCGCGGCTTCCACGCCGAGGTCGATCCGGCCGCGGTGGGGCTGCCGTTGCAGGCGCTGGTGTCGGTGCGGCTGACCGCGCACGAACGGGCGGCGGTGGACGCGTTCCGGGCCCGGTCGGTCCGGCTGCCGGGGGTGGTGTCGGTGTTCCACGTGGCCGGCGCGGAGGACTACGTGCTGCACGTGCGGGCGGCCTCCGGGGACGCGCTGCGGGACTTCGTGCTCGACCACCTGGCGGTGGATCCGGCGGTGCAGCACACCCAGACCAGCCTGATCTTCGAGCAGGCGCGCGGTATGGGCTAG